The following are encoded together in the Xanthobacter autotrophicus Py2 genome:
- a CDS encoding Endoribonuclease L-PSP (PFAM: Endoribonuclease L-PSP~KEGG: bvi:Bcep1808_5677 endoribonuclease L-PSP), which yields MPTHTRIRPFNTKQAYPEQKLDNDVCMAVRAGSTVYLRGQTAMDLDGNIIGVGDAAAQAENAMACAKVLLEEAGAQLEDVVKIVIYITDRAYREPVYRVVGAWLKGVYPVSTGLIVQGLAKPEYLMEIDIIAEITAERA from the coding sequence GTGCCCACCCACACCCGCATCCGCCCGTTCAATACCAAGCAGGCCTATCCCGAGCAGAAGCTCGACAATGACGTATGCATGGCCGTGCGCGCCGGCAGCACGGTCTATTTGCGCGGCCAGACCGCGATGGATCTTGACGGCAACATCATCGGCGTGGGCGATGCCGCGGCCCAGGCCGAGAACGCCATGGCCTGCGCCAAGGTGTTGCTGGAAGAGGCCGGCGCGCAGCTCGAGGACGTGGTGAAGATCGTCATCTACATCACCGACCGGGCCTATCGCGAACCGGTCTACCGCGTGGTGGGCGCCTGGCTGAAGGGGGTCTATCCGGTCTCCACCGGCCTCATCGTGCAGGGCCTCGCCAAGCCGGAATATCTGATGGAGATCGACATCATCGCCGAGATCACCGCCGAGCGGGCGTGA
- a CDS encoding response regulator receiver protein (PFAM: response regulator receiver~KEGG: bbt:BBta_7425 putative response regulator receiver (CheY-like protein)), producing MSAERLAPSTVAAARTVLLVEDDALVRLVTAGELRDAGLTVIEAASAQEAYDAIVAGLHVDVVFTDVRTEGTLDGYELARMLKAERPGLAVILTSGHLDGSVAALVAPFLAKPYSVETVIQLIQAQFANEAS from the coding sequence ATGTCAGCTGAACGTCTCGCGCCAAGTACGGTCGCAGCCGCACGAACGGTGTTGCTGGTCGAGGACGATGCCCTCGTCAGGCTGGTCACAGCGGGCGAGTTGCGGGATGCCGGCCTCACCGTCATCGAGGCGGCCTCGGCGCAAGAGGCCTATGATGCCATCGTCGCCGGCCTGCATGTGGACGTGGTGTTCACCGACGTGCGCACCGAAGGCACGCTGGATGGCTACGAGCTGGCCCGCATGCTGAAGGCGGAGCGCCCCGGCCTGGCGGTCATCCTCACCTCCGGCCATCTGGACGGTTCGGTCGCGGCCCTGGTCGCGCCCTTCCTCGCCAAGCCCTACAGCGTGGAAACCGTGATCCAGCTCATTCAAGCCCAGTTCGCCAACGAGGCCTCCTGA
- a CDS encoding D-isomer specific 2-hydroxyacid dehydrogenase NAD-binding (PFAM: 6-phosphogluconate dehydrogenase NAD-binding; D-isomer specific 2-hydroxyacid dehydrogenase NAD-binding~KEGG: reh:H16_B0466 D-3-phosphoglycerate dehydrogenase) produces MNEQASGALVFYSAVDIGQDWKSALQAAHPGLDVRIARAGDGHVEGDPEEVRYALVWKPPHGFFARFPNLKLVINLGAGVDALVARDDLPDVPVTRLSDPNMSQMMASFVLFCVLRHARDIPTFERAQREGRWHYVHPRTAAEIRVGVLGLGDLGAAAALELARHGFDVRGWSRTPKALEGVSCFHGLEALPGFLAGSEIVVVMLPLTPETRGLMNAERLAHLPRGAKFINVARGPVVDEAALIAALRSGHIAEATLDVFEVEPLPVGSPLWAMDNVLVTPHLASIAIPRTAAPQIVENIRRIEAGEPVLNQVDPRRGY; encoded by the coding sequence GTGAACGAGCAGGCGAGCGGGGCGCTGGTGTTCTACAGCGCCGTGGACATCGGCCAGGACTGGAAGAGCGCCCTTCAGGCCGCCCATCCCGGCCTCGACGTGCGGATCGCGCGGGCGGGGGACGGCCATGTGGAGGGCGATCCGGAGGAGGTGCGCTATGCGCTGGTTTGGAAGCCGCCCCACGGCTTCTTCGCGCGCTTCCCCAACCTGAAGCTCGTCATCAATCTCGGCGCCGGGGTGGATGCCCTGGTGGCGCGGGATGACCTGCCGGACGTACCGGTCACCCGTCTCAGCGACCCCAACATGTCGCAGATGATGGCGTCGTTCGTCCTGTTCTGCGTGCTGCGCCACGCCCGCGACATCCCCACCTTCGAGCGGGCGCAGCGCGAGGGGCGCTGGCACTATGTGCATCCGCGCACGGCGGCCGAGATCCGCGTGGGCGTGCTGGGCCTCGGGGACCTGGGCGCGGCGGCTGCGCTGGAACTGGCCCGGCACGGCTTCGACGTGCGGGGATGGTCGCGCACTCCCAAGGCGCTGGAGGGCGTTTCGTGCTTCCACGGCCTTGAAGCACTGCCCGGCTTTCTCGCAGGCAGCGAAATCGTGGTGGTGATGCTGCCGCTGACGCCTGAGACGCGCGGGCTCATGAACGCCGAGCGCCTCGCGCATCTGCCCAGGGGCGCCAAGTTCATCAATGTGGCCAGGGGGCCGGTGGTGGACGAGGCGGCGCTGATCGCGGCGCTGCGCTCAGGCCACATCGCTGAGGCCACCCTCGACGTGTTCGAGGTGGAGCCGCTGCCTGTCGGAAGCCCGCTCTGGGCCATGGACAACGTGCTGGTGACGCCGCACCTCGCCTCCATCGCCATCCCGCGCACCGCCGCGCCCCAGATCGTGGAGAATATCCGCCGCATCGAGGCGGGCGAGCCCGTCCTGAACCAGGTGGACCCCAGACGCGGGTATTGA
- a CDS encoding 3-dehydroquinate dehydratase (PFAM: dehydroquinase class II~KEGG: reh:H16_B0465 3-dehydroquinate dehydratase), which translates to MATTIFFINGPNANLYGLDPSGTYGSESFPAIEARCQAHAAGLGVTLDFRQSNHEGVMVDWIQEARAKADAIVINAAGLTYTSIAILDALLAFPKPIIEAHMSNVYRREPFRHHSFVSKAATGIVAGLGALGYELAISAAAKLAQAEGAQL; encoded by the coding sequence GTGGCAACCACGATCTTCTTCATCAACGGGCCGAACGCGAACCTCTATGGCCTCGACCCGTCCGGCACCTATGGCAGCGAGAGCTTCCCGGCCATCGAGGCGCGCTGCCAGGCCCATGCGGCAGGACTGGGTGTCACCCTCGATTTCCGCCAGTCCAACCATGAGGGCGTGATGGTGGACTGGATCCAGGAGGCGCGGGCCAAGGCGGACGCCATCGTCATCAACGCGGCGGGCCTCACCTATACGTCCATCGCCATCCTCGACGCGCTGCTGGCCTTCCCCAAGCCCATCATCGAGGCGCACATGAGCAATGTGTACCGGCGCGAGCCGTTCCGGCACCATTCATTCGTCTCCAAGGCGGCGACGGGGATCGTGGCGGGGCTCGGCGCGCTGGGCTACGAACTCGCCATCAGCGCGGCGGCGAAGCTGGCGCAGGCGGAAGGGGCGCAGCTGTGA
- a CDS encoding response regulator receiver protein (PFAM: response regulator receiver~KEGG: bbt:BBta_7426 putative response regulator receiver domain), whose product MPQAEALQPAPTILVVETDILVRHVIADYLRGCGYRVLEAATGEEAGLILDVEAEGIDIVLADAAATGDREGFALARWLRETYPHIDVVLAGSPAMAAAQATDLCEDGPAVDKPYQPQQLADRIRWLMARRGRNR is encoded by the coding sequence ATGCCGCAAGCCGAAGCACTTCAGCCCGCCCCGACAATCCTGGTGGTGGAGACCGACATCCTCGTGCGCCACGTCATTGCCGACTACCTGCGCGGCTGCGGCTACCGGGTGCTGGAGGCGGCAACCGGCGAGGAAGCCGGCCTGATCCTGGATGTGGAAGCCGAGGGCATCGACATCGTGCTCGCTGATGCTGCCGCGACCGGTGACCGGGAAGGCTTCGCGCTGGCGCGCTGGCTGCGGGAGACCTATCCCCACATAGACGTGGTGCTGGCCGGCTCGCCCGCCATGGCCGCCGCCCAGGCCACCGACCTGTGCGAGGACGGCCCGGCCGTCGACAAGCCGTACCAGCCCCAGCAACTGGCCGACCGAATCCGCTGGCTCATGGCCCGCCGCGGACGCAACCGCTGA
- a CDS encoding DGPFAETKE family protein (PFAM: DGPFAETKE family protein~KEGG: bcn:Bcen_3256 hypothetical protein), whose protein sequence is MRVMVIVKATADSEAGLMPSSELLNAMGRFNEELANAGIMLSGDGLKPSSHGKRIAFDGPGRMVMDGPFAETKELIAGFWLWEVKDMEEAVAWVKRCPNPMPGPSEIEIRPLYEMADFGDAMTPEAVAPHERACEIIAKR, encoded by the coding sequence ATGCGCGTGATGGTGATCGTGAAGGCGACGGCCGACAGCGAGGCGGGCCTCATGCCCTCGTCCGAACTGCTGAACGCCATGGGCCGGTTCAACGAGGAGCTGGCCAATGCGGGCATCATGCTGTCCGGCGACGGCCTGAAGCCGTCGTCCCATGGCAAGCGCATCGCCTTCGACGGCCCGGGCCGCATGGTCATGGACGGCCCCTTCGCCGAGACCAAGGAGCTGATCGCCGGCTTTTGGCTATGGGAGGTCAAGGACATGGAGGAGGCGGTGGCCTGGGTGAAGCGCTGCCCCAACCCCATGCCCGGCCCCAGCGAGATCGAGATCCGCCCGCTCTACGAAATGGCCGATTTCGGTGACGCCATGACGCCCGAAGCGGTGGCGCCCCACGAGCGCGCCTGCGAGATCATCGCCAAGCGCTGA
- a CDS encoding flavin reductase domain protein FMN-binding (PFAM: flavin reductase domain protein FMN-binding~KEGG: jan:Jann_2341 flavin reductase-like, FMN-binding): MSGAPAPIDPALFREAMRRMASGVAVIVTDGPAGRAGLTVSSLASLCMEPPSLILCIHEKSAALATIEANGVFVANVLAHHQSRVADAFAGQIPELREDRFAAARWDVAASGAPVLADALMSFDCRLAAHHAYGTHRIVVGEVTAVHGIEAEAEPLLYANRAYRRLSAA, from the coding sequence ATGAGCGGCGCCCCAGCCCCCATCGATCCGGCGCTGTTCCGCGAGGCCATGCGGCGCATGGCGTCGGGCGTGGCGGTAATCGTCACCGACGGGCCGGCGGGGCGGGCGGGCCTCACCGTCTCCTCGCTCGCCTCTTTGTGCATGGAGCCGCCCTCGCTCATCCTTTGCATCCATGAGAAGAGCGCGGCGCTGGCGACCATCGAGGCCAACGGCGTGTTCGTCGCCAACGTGCTCGCCCATCACCAGTCGCGGGTCGCCGACGCCTTTGCAGGCCAGATCCCCGAGCTGCGCGAGGACCGCTTCGCTGCCGCCCGCTGGGACGTGGCGGCGAGCGGCGCGCCGGTGCTCGCCGACGCGCTCATGAGCTTCGATTGCCGGCTCGCCGCCCACCATGCCTATGGCACCCACCGCATCGTGGTGGGTGAGGTGACCGCGGTCCACGGCATCGAGGCCGAAGCCGAGCCGCTGCTCTATGCCAACCGCGCCTACCGGCGCCTCTCCGCTGCATAA
- a CDS encoding binding-protein-dependent transport systems inner membrane component (PFAM: binding-protein-dependent transport systems inner membrane component~KEGG: reh:H16_B0454 ABC-type transporter, permease component: POPT family), whose protein sequence is MNKRPFLALFVTPAVLAALASAAALAAILQYAFRAYVPGSLDPGGFSLANFEALLRPLYAQVFVQTVWICLLTAFITLVVAYPLAFALVRTRNVALKSFLLITAVTPLFLGEVVRTYSWIIVLGNTGFINSILMGLGLVERPVQMMFTTFGVVVALVHVTLPVMVIMLAAALSHIDVDYEKAATSLGAGPVKAFLTVTLPLSMPGVVAGVSTAFAWTFSAFATPQMIGGGRVSMISTLVYQLGFASFNFPFAAALSITGIALTFAVLAMAKQAIRPLEKIGAH, encoded by the coding sequence ATGAACAAGCGCCCTTTCCTTGCCCTGTTCGTCACCCCCGCCGTGCTGGCGGCCCTCGCCTCGGCGGCGGCGCTGGCGGCGATCCTGCAGTACGCGTTCCGCGCCTATGTGCCGGGATCGCTCGATCCGGGCGGCTTCTCGCTGGCGAATTTCGAGGCGCTGCTGCGCCCGCTCTATGCGCAGGTGTTCGTGCAGACCGTGTGGATCTGCCTGCTCACTGCCTTCATCACCCTTGTGGTGGCCTATCCGCTGGCCTTCGCGCTGGTGCGCACGCGCAACGTGGCGCTGAAGTCGTTCCTGCTGATCACGGCGGTGACGCCATTGTTCCTCGGCGAAGTGGTGCGGACCTATTCCTGGATCATCGTTCTGGGGAACACCGGCTTCATCAATTCCATCCTCATGGGCCTCGGCCTCGTAGAACGGCCGGTGCAGATGATGTTCACCACCTTTGGCGTGGTGGTGGCGCTGGTGCATGTGACCCTGCCGGTGATGGTCATCATGCTCGCCGCCGCGCTCTCCCACATCGACGTGGACTACGAGAAGGCGGCCACCTCGCTCGGCGCCGGGCCGGTGAAGGCGTTCCTCACGGTGACGCTGCCGCTCTCCATGCCGGGCGTGGTGGCGGGCGTCTCCACCGCCTTCGCCTGGACCTTTTCCGCCTTCGCGACTCCCCAGATGATCGGCGGCGGACGGGTGAGCATGATCTCGACCCTCGTCTATCAGCTGGGCTTTGCCTCCTTCAATTTCCCGTTCGCGGCGGCGCTGTCCATCACCGGCATCGCGCTCACCTTCGCGGTGCTGGCCATGGCGAAGCAGGCCATCCGCCCGCTGGAAAAGATCGGAGCCCACTGA
- a CDS encoding extracellular solute-binding protein family 1 (PFAM: extracellular solute-binding protein family 1~KEGG: reh:H16_B0455 ABC-type transporter, periplasmic component: POPT family), which translates to MKGKFLALGLALAALAAGPASAAEKLVVSTWGGSFRDLIADTIAKKFTAETGVEVEYITGGTIDRLNKAKLAKGAPESDITFTTAHVGWLYATDDLFETLDLAKIPNASKLVPQAKVSPYHIGAWAYVYTIGYRPDLTPKNITFSSWADLWNPELKGMIAAPDFDPSHIIAVSALLAGGSPADWQKGEQKLLALKPNFKAFYTNDANSQQLIATGETPVQIMLSMNAYYMIAQGVPIKLVIPKEGGVLGIDTMAIMKGSKKQELAQKFINTALDPEVQGQIAELKKGSPTVLGAKVSAETAKLPGVFTTAEQWEKETIIIDHKLRAEKTAEWRKWFSENMIAK; encoded by the coding sequence ATGAAAGGCAAGTTCCTTGCCCTCGGCCTCGCGCTGGCCGCCCTCGCGGCGGGTCCGGCAAGCGCCGCGGAAAAGCTGGTGGTGAGCACGTGGGGCGGCAGCTTCCGTGACCTCATCGCCGACACCATCGCCAAGAAGTTCACCGCCGAAACCGGCGTGGAGGTGGAATACATCACCGGCGGCACCATCGACCGGCTGAACAAGGCGAAGCTCGCCAAGGGGGCGCCCGAAAGCGACATCACTTTCACCACGGCGCACGTGGGCTGGCTCTATGCCACCGACGACCTGTTCGAGACGCTGGATCTGGCCAAGATCCCCAATGCGTCGAAGCTGGTGCCGCAGGCCAAGGTGAGCCCCTATCACATCGGCGCCTGGGCCTATGTCTACACCATCGGCTACCGGCCCGACCTGACGCCGAAGAACATCACCTTCTCGTCCTGGGCCGACCTGTGGAACCCCGAGCTGAAGGGCATGATCGCGGCCCCCGATTTCGACCCCAGCCACATCATCGCGGTGTCCGCGCTGCTGGCCGGCGGCTCGCCTGCCGACTGGCAGAAGGGCGAGCAGAAGCTCTTGGCGCTGAAGCCGAATTTCAAGGCCTTCTACACCAACGACGCCAATTCCCAGCAGCTCATCGCCACCGGTGAAACGCCGGTCCAGATCATGCTGTCGATGAATGCCTATTACATGATCGCGCAGGGCGTTCCGATCAAGCTGGTGATCCCGAAGGAAGGCGGCGTTCTCGGCATCGACACCATGGCCATCATGAAGGGCTCCAAGAAGCAGGAGCTGGCGCAGAAATTCATCAACACGGCGCTTGATCCCGAGGTGCAGGGCCAGATCGCCGAGCTGAAGAAGGGCTCGCCCACCGTGCTGGGGGCCAAGGTGAGCGCCGAGACGGCCAAGCTTCCCGGCGTCTTCACCACCGCCGAGCAGTGGGAGAAGGAGACCATCATCATCGACCACAAGCTGCGCGCGGAGAAGACCGCCGAGTGGCGCAAGTGGTTCTCCGAGAACATGATCGCCAAGTAG
- a CDS encoding transcriptional regulator, LysR family (PFAM: regulatory protein LysR; LysR substrate-binding~KEGG: bam:Bamb_5671 transcriptional regulator, LysR family), with the protein MNVSLRALRYVVAAADCGNVTEAARQLNVSQPSISAAIAQTEADLKLQLFVRHHARGISLTSAGQRYVNEARHLLAHARDFAQTAEALGDSLRGEIALGCFLTIAPRFMPALLARFAEVQPGITVKLEEGDQREILDGLLSGRLEIAVSYGYAVPEELSGELLIDLPPLLVVAADHPLAGKSVVSLQDVADEPFLLYDLPHTRDYFFSLFDAAGITPRIAYRSRSYELIRGLVGQKRGYTLHNASPRTTMAYDGSRVAVRPLKERLPPVKVMRLTLRRQPMRPAVEVFARFLSDAFSPGGMFAPGSIAPDMDARSRDHLA; encoded by the coding sequence ATGAACGTGTCCCTGCGCGCCCTGCGCTACGTGGTGGCCGCGGCCGATTGCGGCAACGTCACCGAGGCGGCACGCCAGCTCAACGTGTCCCAGCCGTCCATCTCCGCCGCCATCGCCCAGACCGAGGCGGACCTCAAGCTGCAACTGTTCGTCCGCCACCATGCGCGAGGCATCTCGCTCACCTCCGCCGGGCAGCGCTATGTGAACGAGGCGCGCCATCTTCTCGCCCACGCCCGCGACTTCGCCCAGACCGCCGAGGCGCTGGGGGACAGCCTGAGGGGGGAAATCGCGCTCGGCTGCTTCCTCACCATCGCCCCTCGCTTCATGCCAGCGCTGCTGGCGCGCTTCGCCGAGGTCCAGCCGGGCATCACGGTGAAGCTGGAGGAAGGTGACCAGCGGGAGATTCTCGACGGCCTGCTCTCCGGCCGGCTGGAGATTGCCGTGTCCTACGGCTACGCGGTGCCCGAGGAATTGTCAGGTGAACTGCTCATCGACCTGCCGCCGCTGCTGGTGGTGGCGGCCGATCATCCTTTGGCGGGCAAGAGCGTGGTCTCGCTGCAGGACGTGGCGGACGAGCCCTTCCTGCTCTACGACCTGCCCCACACCCGCGACTATTTCTTCTCCCTGTTCGATGCCGCCGGCATCACCCCGCGCATCGCCTATCGCTCGCGCTCCTATGAGCTGATCCGGGGCCTGGTGGGGCAGAAGCGCGGCTACACGCTGCACAATGCCTCGCCGCGCACCACCATGGCCTATGACGGCAGCCGGGTGGCGGTGCGGCCGCTAAAGGAGCGCCTGCCGCCGGTGAAGGTGATGCGCCTCACCCTGCGCCGCCAGCCCATGCGCCCGGCGGTGGAGGTCTTCGCCCGCTTTCTTTCGGATGCCTTCTCCCCCGGCGGCATGTTCGCCCCCGGCTCCATCGCGCCGGACATGGATGCCCGGAGCCGCGACCACCTGGCGTAA
- a CDS encoding 4-hydroxyphenylacetate 3-hydroxylase (PFAM: 4-hydroxyphenylacetate 3-hydroxylase~KEGG: rha:RHA1_ro01782 probable 4-hydroxyphenylacetic hydroxylase), with translation MIRTGAAYKDGLRDGREIWIDGERVKDVTTHAAFKPIVDIKARMYDLHHEEATAPALTYVEDNAVHSIFHQPPTTQDHWHAKRQGVDILLKDVGGVVTRVGDETIGEMWSLQDGRDMLAAIDPRFAANIDNHIKRVVEEDPFHVSANTDPKGDRSRHISERDPDMMVHVTKETDAGIIIRGAKYETAAAYADQAYLKPTVGAWTDEKESDYALGCIVKMGAPGVKHICRSGFAGRTNPADYPLANRYDEVDTLVIFDDVLIPWEDVFFYRYTKAAQFVRGTLHRYSAYPYVLRLLYVADMMIGAALWNAKQTGLDKLQSVQEKLADLAVYREGINAHLTASIALAEKSPAGLLMPNQSILYAGRVLACSQLPAMMHATRELIGGQICVTPNVAAFEAEGTSDWLKKFYTLNDNWESEDRRKLLAFARDLVSSDYAGHRLAFVQFAQAPHFNHLAAVYKSFDFEGPLDFVRKTAGLSDKVKGSLK, from the coding sequence ATGATCAGGACCGGAGCCGCCTACAAGGACGGCCTGCGCGACGGGCGCGAGATCTGGATCGACGGCGAGCGGGTGAAGGATGTCACCACCCATGCCGCCTTCAAGCCCATCGTGGACATCAAGGCGCGCATGTACGACCTCCACCACGAGGAGGCCACCGCCCCGGCCCTGACCTATGTGGAAGACAATGCGGTGCATTCCATCTTCCACCAGCCGCCCACCACGCAGGACCACTGGCACGCCAAGCGGCAGGGCGTGGACATCCTTTTGAAGGACGTGGGCGGGGTGGTCACCCGCGTCGGCGACGAGACCATCGGCGAGATGTGGTCGCTGCAGGACGGCCGCGACATGCTGGCGGCCATCGACCCGCGCTTTGCCGCCAACATCGACAACCACATCAAGCGCGTGGTGGAGGAAGACCCCTTCCACGTCTCCGCCAACACCGATCCCAAGGGCGACCGCTCCCGCCACATCTCCGAGCGCGACCCGGACATGATGGTGCATGTCACCAAGGAGACCGACGCCGGCATCATCATCCGCGGCGCCAAGTACGAGACCGCCGCCGCCTATGCGGACCAGGCCTATCTGAAGCCCACCGTGGGCGCCTGGACCGACGAGAAGGAAAGCGACTACGCGCTCGGCTGCATCGTGAAGATGGGCGCGCCGGGGGTGAAGCACATCTGCCGTTCGGGCTTCGCCGGCCGTACCAACCCGGCCGACTATCCTCTCGCCAATCGCTATGACGAGGTGGATACGTTGGTGATCTTCGACGACGTTCTCATCCCGTGGGAGGACGTGTTCTTCTATCGCTACACCAAGGCGGCCCAGTTCGTGCGCGGCACGCTGCACCGCTACTCGGCCTATCCTTACGTGCTGCGCCTGCTCTACGTGGCCGACATGATGATCGGCGCGGCACTGTGGAACGCCAAGCAGACCGGCCTCGACAAGCTGCAGTCGGTGCAGGAAAAGCTGGCGGACCTTGCGGTGTATCGCGAGGGCATCAACGCCCACCTCACCGCCTCCATCGCGCTGGCCGAGAAGAGCCCGGCGGGGCTGCTCATGCCCAACCAGTCCATCCTCTATGCCGGCCGTGTGCTCGCCTGCTCGCAGCTTCCGGCGATGATGCACGCCACCCGCGAGCTGATCGGCGGCCAGATCTGCGTGACGCCGAACGTGGCGGCGTTCGAGGCCGAGGGCACCTCGGACTGGCTGAAGAAGTTCTACACCCTCAACGACAATTGGGAGTCGGAGGACCGCCGCAAGCTGCTCGCCTTCGCCCGCGATCTCGTCTCCTCCGACTATGCCGGCCACCGCCTCGCCTTCGTGCAGTTCGCGCAGGCGCCGCACTTCAATCACCTGGCTGCGGTCTACAAGAGCTTCGATTTCGAGGGTCCGCTGGACTTCGTGCGCAAGACCGCCGGTCTCTCCGATAAGGTGAAGGGCTCGCTGAAATGA
- a CDS encoding binding-protein-dependent transport systems inner membrane component (PFAM: binding-protein-dependent transport systems inner membrane component~KEGG: reh:H16_B0453 ABC-type transporter, permease component: POPT family): MRRRLIPARVGERILKVAGWSVVALIIAFIILPAVVVAISAFNDRAILAFPPQSWSLRWFRRAFTYRDFAVGFQNGLIITAFASSIALVVGAGFAFAIDRYSFRGKRTLEAMLTSPLVIPHFTIGLGFLILAAQVHATRTFALVIVCHVVLVLPFVMRSVYVSLRNLDGRLELAAASLGARPGMALWTVTLPLLIPGLFSGWLFAAILSFNEFTASLFVTAQATQTLPVAMYNYVREYADPTLAALSVIYIVVTAGLLTLANQFLGLGKVLNVEHAR; the protein is encoded by the coding sequence ATGCGCCGCCGTCTGATCCCCGCGCGCGTGGGCGAGCGCATCCTGAAGGTCGCCGGCTGGAGCGTGGTGGCGCTCATCATCGCCTTCATCATCCTGCCGGCGGTGGTGGTGGCCATCTCGGCCTTCAACGACCGCGCCATCCTTGCCTTCCCGCCGCAGTCGTGGTCGCTGCGCTGGTTCCGGCGCGCCTTCACCTATCGCGATTTCGCCGTGGGCTTCCAGAACGGTCTCATCATCACCGCGTTCGCCTCCTCCATCGCGCTGGTGGTGGGGGCGGGCTTCGCCTTCGCCATCGACCGCTACAGCTTTCGCGGCAAGAGGACGCTGGAGGCCATGCTGACCTCGCCGCTGGTGATCCCCCATTTCACCATCGGCCTCGGCTTCCTCATCCTCGCCGCGCAGGTGCATGCCACGCGCACCTTCGCCCTCGTCATCGTGTGCCACGTGGTGCTGGTGCTGCCCTTTGTCATGCGCTCGGTCTATGTGTCCCTGCGCAATCTCGACGGACGGCTGGAACTGGCCGCCGCGAGCCTCGGTGCCAGGCCCGGCATGGCATTGTGGACGGTGACGCTGCCGCTCCTCATCCCCGGCCTGTTCTCGGGCTGGCTGTTCGCGGCCATCCTGTCCTTCAACGAATTCACCGCCTCGCTGTTCGTCACCGCCCAGGCGACCCAGACCCTGCCGGTGGCCATGTATAATTATGTCCGCGAATATGCCGACCCGACGCTCGCGGCGCTCTCCGTCATCTACATCGTGGTGACGGCGGGCCTCCTCACCCTCGCCAACCAGTTTCTCGGCCTCGGAAAGGTGCTGAACGTTGAGCATGCCCGCTGA